The Streptococcus sanguinis genome contains the following window.
ACAACTTGATTGGAAGGCGTTCCACTTTATCCTTAACTTCAAAAGTCAGCTGAATCTGATGTTCACGCGCTTGAAAGATTGTCTCAGTCATGACACTCCTTAAAGCTGAATCTCCTACATTATTCAAATCAAAAACTGTATATTTATCTGAACGCAGGTTCAAATTTGCATCAGCCAAGACCTCTTGATAAATATGCTCAATTTCCTTGATATCTCCAGTTTGAATAGCCACTTGCATACTTGTCAGCATGCTAGCATAATCATGACGAAATCCTTTGATTTCATAGTATAATCTCACAATTTCATCAGTATATTCCTGAAGTCGAAGCTGTTCAGATTCTTTTTGACGCAAACGCTCTTCTTTCTCGTATTTCTCACGGCTGTCCTTGAATGTCACCAAAGTAGAAAGAAAAGCCAAGAAACAAATAGTAGCAATCATACTGCTAAAACTGTTGAAATGCTTTATATTACTAATCCAGTGAGAGAGATTTAAAATCAGCCAATTCATCGCATATAAACTACTAATCATCAGAATCTGAGATTTAAAGAAACTTCTTTTAAGATAATCTATTCTGAAATCAAAAATATCAATAACCTTTACCATAAAGAACAAGGATATTAAGTTGATACATGTCAGAAACAGGCCCATGTACTGAGCTACAAAATCATCTCCTAAAACAGATGAAATAATAACTGAAAA
Protein-coding sequences here:
- a CDS encoding GHKL domain-containing protein; translated protein: MSLEIIGLIVHPFINLAAFLVILSKITKIKHTRFFVAVCFSLEIIIPFIIAFLGHVFSFEISFPSYTLSFFLPLFIVWYFCRVEKIKKYQSFLLSLFLCLSIDSSTTFFSVIISSVLGDDFVAQYMGLFLTCINLISLFFMVKVIDIFDFRIDYLKRSFFKSQILMISSLYAMNWLILNLSHWISNIKHFNSFSSMIATICFLAFLSTLVTFKDSREKYEKEERLRQKESEQLRLQEYTDEIVRLYYEIKGFRHDYASMLTSMQVAIQTGDIKEIEHIYQEVLADANLNLRSDKYTVFDLNNVGDSALRSVMTETIFQAREHQIQLTFEVKDKVERLPIKLLDLVRIASILLNNAIESAIDSLEKIVHVSLVQLDDRTIFVVQNSRKEGKLDLEELYQPEFSTKGENRGYGLNNIKEILDRYEFITLDTQIEPRSFTQILTIRR